One genomic window of Atribacterota bacterium includes the following:
- a CDS encoding AI-2E family transporter, with the protein MPNPQEKIWRNFYYLVLMIISLYLIYLLRNVLAPFALAGIVAYAFVPVAKYLNRLGLSWKAATTIIFVGLILFTLLLLFLIVPEVISQFKSFTVSASDYTSKITEKIIEAARYLDKQYPNLNLAQSIEEFLNNLVQNLQNYFTGILRNIFNLLSLFMTVIFFTLVVTPFSLYYFMIDAGKIRKSLVKLFPSEKRREFVLILREIDRILGNFVLGRLVLSLFVGVSATVGLLLMGIEFPLLIGVIAGITDIIPYLGPIVGTLIALVFASTKSVWIIIGVIALFGAINLVEGVFVTPKIMGREMGLHPLTVLVALMIGGQLLGALGLIIAIPVAGILKGLFFHYRRKQVLASKSEDLPPQVTL; encoded by the coding sequence TTGCCCAATCCTCAAGAGAAGATATGGCGAAATTTTTACTACCTGGTTCTCATGATCATCTCTCTATATCTTATATACCTACTCCGCAACGTACTCGCTCCCTTTGCCCTGGCGGGAATTGTGGCGTATGCGTTTGTACCTGTCGCCAAATACCTCAATCGCCTGGGTCTTTCCTGGAAAGCGGCCACCACCATCATTTTTGTGGGACTCATTCTTTTTACGCTCCTACTCCTTTTCCTCATCGTTCCCGAGGTCATTTCCCAGTTCAAATCGTTCACCGTTTCTGCCTCTGACTACACCTCAAAAATTACCGAAAAAATCATCGAAGCAGCCCGATACCTCGACAAACAATACCCTAACCTCAACTTAGCCCAATCCATAGAAGAGTTCCTGAATAACCTCGTGCAGAATCTGCAAAACTACTTTACCGGAATCCTCCGAAATATTTTTAACCTTTTGTCTCTATTTATGACCGTAATTTTTTTCACTCTGGTCGTGACCCCCTTTTCCCTTTACTACTTCATGATCGACGCCGGTAAAATTCGCAAATCTCTGGTCAAACTGTTTCCCTCCGAAAAACGCCGGGAGTTCGTGCTCATTTTGCGAGAGATTGACCGTATCTTGGGAAACTTTGTGCTGGGAAGACTGGTACTCTCCCTTTTTGTCGGTGTCTCAGCCACGGTGGGGCTCCTTCTCATGGGCATCGAGTTTCCACTGCTCATCGGAGTGATCGCCGGAATCACCGACATCATCCCTTACCTCGGTCCGATTGTGGGAACCCTCATTGCTTTAGTTTTTGCCAGCACGAAGTCGGTCTGGATAATCATCGGAGTGATTGCCCTTTTTGGGGCCATCAACCTGGTTGAAGGTGTTTTCGTTACCCCCAAAATCATGGGCAGAGAAATGGGTCTTCATCCTCTGACCGTCCTTGTAGCCCTCATGATTGGAGGGCAACTCCTGGGGGCCTTAGGACTCATCATCGCCATTCCGGTAGCCGGAATCCTCAAAGGGCTTTTCTTCCACTATCGTAGAAAACAGGTCCTCGCTTCCAAAAGCGAGGACCTCCCACCTCAGGTCACCCTTTAA
- a CDS encoding glycosyltransferase family 2 protein produces the protein MLDTQKVIAIVPAYNEATRIAKVLEVICRTDFVDRVIVVDDGSHDKTLEVAQRFPVDAIRHPQNRGKGRALISGIRRDPESDIYLFLDADLIHLREEHILSLAEPLVRYPFLDMTIGVFKGGRGSSDLAQKVFPILNGQRAVRGNWVRNLPDFSWTRFGVEVFLTKFAYDSAANVEMVPLWGLAHYHKEEKYGPFMGFYHRVKMYVEIFRAYVLYERKIRSGEKVVREEEKRYVRV, from the coding sequence ATGTTAGATACGCAGAAAGTGATAGCGATTGTTCCAGCGTATAACGAGGCGACTCGAATCGCAAAGGTTCTGGAAGTTATTTGTCGGACCGATTTTGTGGATCGGGTCATTGTGGTTGACGATGGTTCTCATGATAAAACCCTTGAGGTTGCCCAGCGCTTTCCGGTCGACGCCATCCGCCATCCTCAAAACCGGGGTAAGGGCAGGGCTCTTATTTCGGGGATTCGCCGCGATCCCGAGAGTGATATTTATCTCTTTCTGGATGCCGACCTTATTCATCTCCGAGAGGAACATATCCTGAGTCTGGCAGAGCCTCTGGTGCGATATCCGTTTCTGGATATGACCATCGGTGTCTTTAAGGGTGGGAGAGGTTCGAGTGACCTGGCGCAGAAAGTATTTCCCATTTTGAACGGCCAGAGAGCAGTACGGGGGAACTGGGTACGGAACCTTCCTGATTTTTCCTGGACTCGTTTTGGAGTGGAGGTCTTTCTTACCAAGTTTGCCTATGATTCGGCGGCCAATGTGGAAATGGTTCCCCTGTGGGGGCTTGCGCATTACCACAAGGAAGAAAAATACGGTCCCTTTATGGGGTTTTATCATCGGGTAAAGATGTACGTGGAGATTTTTCGGGCGTATGTGCTGTATGAAAGAAAAATTAGAAGTGGAGAAAAAGTTGTGCGTGAGGAGGAGAAACGGTATGTCCGAGTGTAA